From Quercus lobata isolate SW786 chromosome 1, ValleyOak3.0 Primary Assembly, whole genome shotgun sequence, one genomic window encodes:
- the LOC115982137 gene encoding E3 ubiquitin-protein ligase RHF2A, which translates to MEANSVPGMEEEEDKTSEAHLTSAAAFVEGGIQDACDDACSICLEAFCDSDPSTVTGCKHEFHLQCILEWCQRSSQCPMCWQPISLKDPTGQELLEAVERERSFRFNPSRNATIFHHPTLGDFELQHLPVGANDAELEERIIQHLAAAAAMGRARHIARREGQRNRSSAQGRPQFLVFSTHPNSPPATSAPVQRGEGEPAPAIAVAALSSPHTTVGEEPSQLTSSVYSPQADQVSASASGSTVLAANQHGLDRRSPSQSLPSGPDRAGPSEIQSLSESIKSRLNAVSMRYKESISKSTKGWRERLFSRNTSMSDIGSEVRREVNAGIATVSRMMERLETKETGRTSSASESTSIENSSVTESDNQRTSETSGAILLGDTNKPAACAAGSSST; encoded by the exons ATGGAGGCAAATTCG GTTCCGGggatggaggaggaggaggacaAGACGTCAGAGGCCCATTTGACGTCAGCTGCGGCCTTCGTTGAGGGTGGAATCCAGGATGCCTGCGATGATGCTTGCAGCATTTGCCTTGAAGCATTCTGTGATAGTGATCCTTCGACG GTGACCGGCTGCAAGCACGAGTTTCATCTGCAATGTATTCTTGAATG GTGCCAAAGAAGTTCCCAGTGCCCCATGTGCTGGCAACCCATCAGCCTGAAGGATCCAACCGG ccAGGAATTGCTTGAGGCAGTAGAACGAGAGAGGAGTTTTAGGTTTAATCCTTCTAGAAATGCCACAATATTTCATCATCCAACCCTGGGGGATTTTGAGTTACAACAT TTACCGGTGGGTGCAAATGATGCTGAACTTGAAGAGCGTATAATCCAGCACTTAGCTGCTGCTGCTGCAATGGGACGAGCTCGCCACATTGCTAGAAGGGAAGGCCAAAGGAATAGGTCATCAGCTCAAGGTCGTCCTCAGTTCTTGGTATTCTCAACTCATCCTAATTCACCTCCTGCTACTTCTGCTCCAGTCCAGAGGGGGGAAGGTGAACCAGCTCCTGCAATTGCAGTAGCTGCTCTATCTTCACCTCATACAACTGTGGGAGAAGAACCTTCACAACTGACTTCTTCAGTATATTCTCCCCAAGCTGACCAGGTTTCAGCCTCAGCATCAGGCTCAACTGTTCTTGCTGCCAATCAACATGGATTGGATAG GAGGTCTCCTAGTCAATCGTTACCAAGTGGTCCAGATAGAGCAGGACCTTCAGAAATCCAATCACTTTCAGAATCAATAAAGTCTCGATTAAATGCAGTGTCTATGAG atacaaaGAATCCATTTCAAAAAGCACAAAAGGATGGAGGGAGAGATTATTCTCTCGTAACACTTCGATGTCAGACATTGGTTCTGAAGTTAGAAGAGAGGTAAATGCAGGGATTGCAACTGTATCACGCATGATGGAGCGTCTGGAGACCAAAGAAACTGGTAGAACAAGTTCTGCATCTGAATCAACTAGTATAGAGAATAGTTCAGTTACAGAATCAGACAACCAGCGCACATCAGAGACTAGTGGTGCCATTTTGTTGGGAGACACAAATAAGCCAGCTGCATGTGCTGCTGGTTCCAGTTCGACATAA